The DNA sequence TGAATTACAGATCACGACGTGAATTGACAGATGGATACCGAAAAATACGGTAAAATTCTTATATGAAAACAACACagtattataaatatttatatatcgAAAAAACTACTAGGAGAGACAGATGACTCGGGTGGACAACTCATGTACTAAGGTTTTCATTTGTTgcgaattttatttcaatgaaaTGCTCACCGGCTTACATAGATCCTCTTTTTTTCCGTGTCATAGGATCATAATTAAGTAtagataataattatataataacgTTTTAAATCACATTATAATCGAGCCAACACGATCGAATTGACAACATCATCAGTAGGATGAAACGTTGTAAGAATCTCAAACCCTCGAAGATCAGAAGCTTCCACCACTGGATAAAGAAACGCACGTGCACCATACGCGCTTCTCAACATCAACAACGAGCCACTAGTCATGTTCTTACGTAAATGCTCGATTACCTTAactttctcctctttctccATTCCCACCAACGCTGCCAAAAAAACCACCTCGAACTCTCTCAACATGTTCGAGGTGACGTCCATGATATCAGTAGTGTGGAACAACATCCGCTTCGACAAGTCCACGTCGCTTGCCACGAGTGCCATAGCCTTGGCATTAGCGGATGAGTCGACATCAAAGTTGTGAAACTCGGTCGTTGGGAGGTATTTCAAAGCCATGATGATGGACGAGAACGGGAGAGCACCAGAGCCAATGAATGCCACTTTGGACGGTGGAGAggatgatatgtaacgggtgaGAATGGAGAATTCGAGATGGGTTAGTTTGAGGTAGTTGGAGTAGTAAGGGAAAAGGGAGAGATGGTCAAGAGGGTTCTGGTGGGAGGCTAAGATGGTCGAGTAATGGTGCTCGAGTAAGCCCTCGGCTTGGCCGCAGAGCTTGATGAGATGGGATCTCATGGTTTGGACGGTGGAGCTGAGGTTCGAGACGTCGATGAGCGGCGGAGACGGAGGAGGAGGCGGCGGAGGGGTGCAGGTGAGGACGA is a window from the Cucurbita pepo subsp. pepo cultivar mu-cu-16 chromosome LG07, ASM280686v2, whole genome shotgun sequence genome containing:
- the LOC111799305 gene encoding nicotianamine synthase-like → MCCDGEGLLLVQKVSELYHKISTLQSLQPSKHVNSLFSQLVLTCTPPPPPPPSPPLIDVSNLSSTVQTMRSHLIKLCGQAEGLLEHHYSTILASHQNPLDHLSLFPYYSNYLKLTHLEFSILTRYISSSPPSKVAFIGSGALPFSSIIMALKYLPTTEFHNFDVDSSANAKAMALVASDVDLSKRMLFHTTDIMDVTSNMLREFEVVFLAALVGMEKEEKVKVIEHLRKNMTSGSLLMLRSAYGARAFLYPVVEASDLRGFEILTTFHPTDDVVNSIVLARL